One Streptomyces sp. P9-A2 DNA window includes the following coding sequences:
- a CDS encoding TMEM165/GDT1 family protein, with amino-acid sequence MINLTVTAVVFGVVFLAELPDKTALAGLVLGTRYRASYVFAGVAAAFAVHVALAVAAGSVLTLLPQQLVSAITGVLFLGGAAVLLFRKDDDEEEIRKPENQSFWKVSGAGFMLILVAEFGDLTQIMTANLAARYDDPLSVGLGAVLALWAVAGLGIVGGKALMKRVPLKLITRIAALLMLGLGVWSLWEAVTG; translated from the coding sequence TTGATCAACCTGACCGTGACGGCCGTCGTGTTCGGCGTCGTCTTCCTCGCCGAGCTGCCGGACAAGACCGCGCTCGCCGGCCTCGTCCTCGGCACCCGCTACCGGGCCTCCTACGTCTTCGCCGGTGTCGCCGCCGCCTTCGCCGTGCACGTCGCGCTCGCGGTGGCGGCGGGCAGCGTGCTCACCCTGCTGCCGCAGCAGCTCGTGAGTGCGATCACGGGCGTGCTCTTCCTGGGCGGCGCGGCGGTGCTGCTGTTCAGGAAGGACGACGACGAGGAGGAGATCCGCAAGCCGGAGAACCAGTCCTTCTGGAAGGTGTCCGGGGCGGGCTTCATGCTGATCCTGGTCGCCGAGTTCGGCGATCTCACCCAGATCATGACGGCCAACCTCGCCGCCCGTTACGACGACCCGCTCTCCGTCGGCCTGGGTGCGGTGCTGGCGCTGTGGGCGGTGGCCGGGCTGGGCATCGTCGGCGGAAAGGCCCTGATGAAGCGGGTGCCGCTCAAGCTGATCACCCGGATCGCGGCGCTGCTGATGCTGGGGCTCGGGGTGTGGAGCCTGTGGGAGGCGGTGACCGGCTGA
- a CDS encoding HNH endonuclease family protein, translating into MPKFYARRRLGTIAALTALIASAGILNGPSASAALPTPVSASTARTYLASLPVSTEVRTGYNRDLFPHWITVSGTCNTRETILKRDGTNVVTDSACASTSGSWYSPYDGATWSAASDVDIDHVIPLAEAWDSGARNWSTSQRQSFANDRTRPQLLAVTDNVNQSKGDKDPAEWMPSRTAYRCTYVRAWVQVKYYYGLSVDSAEKSALQGYLASC; encoded by the coding sequence ATGCCGAAGTTCTACGCGCGTCGACGTCTGGGCACGATCGCGGCACTCACCGCGCTCATAGCCTCCGCCGGGATACTCAACGGCCCGAGCGCCTCCGCCGCCCTCCCCACCCCGGTCAGCGCCTCCACCGCCCGCACCTACCTCGCCTCACTGCCCGTCTCCACCGAGGTCCGCACCGGCTACAACCGCGACCTCTTCCCCCACTGGATCACCGTCAGCGGCACCTGCAACACCCGCGAGACGATCCTCAAGCGCGACGGCACGAACGTCGTCACCGACTCCGCCTGCGCCTCCACCAGCGGCAGTTGGTACTCCCCGTACGACGGCGCCACCTGGTCCGCCGCCTCCGACGTCGACATCGACCACGTCATCCCGCTCGCGGAGGCGTGGGACTCCGGCGCCCGGAACTGGAGCACCTCCCAGCGCCAGTCCTTCGCCAACGACCGGACCCGCCCGCAGCTGCTCGCGGTCACCGACAACGTCAACCAGTCCAAGGGCGACAAGGACCCCGCCGAGTGGATGCCGTCCCGCACGGCCTACCGCTGCACCTACGTCCGCGCCTGGGTGCAGGTGAAGTACTACTACGGCCTGTCGGTCGACTCGGCCGAGAAGTCCGCCCTGCAGGGCTACCTCGCGAGCTGCTGA